One genomic window of Cricetulus griseus strain 17A/GY chromosome 3, alternate assembly CriGri-PICRH-1.0, whole genome shotgun sequence includes the following:
- the Rfk gene encoding riboflavin kinase isoform X2 — protein sequence MRSLPFFCRGEVVRGFGRGSKQLGIPTANFPEQVVDNLPADVSTGIYYGWASVGSGDVHKMVVSIGWNPYYKNVKKSMETHIIHTFKEDFYGEILNVAIVGYLRPEKNFDSLESLISAIQADIEEAKKQLDLPEHLKFKDDNFFQVSKGKIMNGH from the exons ATGAGGAGCCTGCCGTTCTTCTGCCGCGGCGAGGTGGTGCGTGGCTTCGGCCGCGGCTCCAAGCAGCTGGGCATCCCCACGG ccAATTTTCCTGAACAAGTAGTAGACAATCTTCCAGCTGATGTGTCCACTGGCATTTATTATGGCTGGGCCAGTGTCGGGAGTGGAGATGTCCATAAAATGGTGGTGAGCATAGGATGGAACCCATACTACAAGAATGTGAAAAAGTCCATG GAAACCCACATCATACATACCTTCAAAGAGGACTTCTATGGGGAAATTCTCAATGTGGCCATTGTTGGCTACCTCAGACCAGAAAAGAACTTCGATTCTTTAG aATCACTTATTTCAGCAATTCAAGCTGATATTGAAGAAGCCAAAAAGCAACTGGATTTGCCAGAACATTTGAAATTCAAAGATGACAATTTCTTCCAAGTTTCTAAAGGCAAAATTATGAATGGTCACTGA